A genomic stretch from uncultured Cohaesibacter sp. includes:
- a CDS encoding cytochrome c, whose product MHKIALVTIALSLIAAPALAGPKEDAVAERQAFFKQLGGNMGPLAKLLKGDYDAATAQQHADAIANLTTKDISGLFVEGTSTADMPGKTEALPVIWEDMDGFAAKYKALGEAAANLKAEAGKGKAQLAAAFGQTGAACKSCHTSFRD is encoded by the coding sequence ATGCATAAAATCGCTCTTGTTACCATCGCCTTGTCATTGATTGCAGCGCCAGCCCTTGCTGGACCGAAAGAAGATGCTGTTGCCGAACGTCAAGCCTTTTTCAAACAGCTTGGTGGCAATATGGGCCCCTTGGCCAAATTGCTCAAAGGTGACTATGACGCAGCAACCGCTCAGCAACATGCTGATGCGATTGCAAATCTCACAACCAAGGACATCAGCGGATTGTTCGTTGAAGGCACCTCCACCGCAGATATGCCCGGCAAAACAGAAGCCCTTCCCGTTATCTGGGAAGATATGGATGGCTTTGCAGCCAAATATAAGGCGCTTGGAGAGGCAGCCGCCAACCTGAAGGCAGAAGCTGGCAAAGGAAAAGCTCAACTGGCCGCAGCTTTTGGTCAGACTGGCGCAGCCTGCAAAAGCTGCCACACCAGCTTCCGCGACTAG
- a CDS encoding saccharopine dehydrogenase — translation MSPTPSEQKAHIWLRDEDRSTERRTALTPKNAKLLLENGFTVTVEKSSKRVCANEEYEAVGCSLAEPRSWVDAPKDTVILGLKELAETPDALPHRMIHFAHIYKDQTGWQKEMARFVKGEGLLYDIEFLTNENGRRVAAFGYWAGWMGAALGAFRLLERRAGRNEITKGVSPFESQEAIIDKLKALADEGEGALPTAIVVGAKGRSGTGASECLEAIGMKVTKWDIEETRILDRRTLLSHDMMVNCVLMFGPGLLLTNKTHLAAEGTNMKVISDVSCDPFSDFNPLPIYDAPTSWEDPVIEVAKNGSGDAVEVTSIDNLPSLLPAQAAEEFSDQFVTSLLRFDDGIEWKNAKAKFEEIRSKADL, via the coding sequence ATGTCACCCACACCTTCAGAGCAAAAAGCACATATCTGGCTACGCGACGAAGATCGCAGCACCGAACGCCGCACAGCCCTGACTCCCAAGAATGCCAAGCTGTTGCTCGAAAATGGCTTTACCGTCACGGTCGAGAAAAGCAGCAAACGGGTCTGTGCGAATGAAGAGTATGAAGCGGTAGGCTGTAGCCTTGCCGAGCCGCGCTCATGGGTGGATGCACCAAAGGACACGGTTATTCTTGGCCTTAAGGAGCTGGCAGAAACGCCGGACGCGTTACCCCATCGCATGATCCATTTTGCGCATATCTACAAGGATCAGACGGGCTGGCAAAAGGAAATGGCCCGCTTCGTCAAGGGTGAAGGTCTGCTTTACGACATCGAATTCCTGACCAACGAAAACGGGCGACGTGTTGCAGCTTTTGGCTATTGGGCTGGATGGATGGGAGCCGCGCTGGGTGCTTTCCGCCTTCTGGAGCGCCGTGCTGGCCGAAATGAAATCACCAAGGGTGTCTCACCATTCGAAAGCCAAGAGGCCATCATCGACAAGCTCAAGGCATTGGCCGATGAAGGCGAAGGCGCGTTACCGACCGCAATCGTGGTTGGGGCCAAAGGACGATCCGGCACCGGAGCCAGCGAATGCCTCGAAGCCATCGGCATGAAGGTGACCAAATGGGATATCGAGGAAACGCGCATTCTTGACAGGCGAACGCTTCTCTCCCACGACATGATGGTCAACTGCGTGCTCATGTTTGGCCCGGGCCTGTTGCTCACCAACAAGACCCATCTGGCGGCAGAGGGCACCAATATGAAGGTCATCTCCGATGTATCCTGCGATCCCTTCTCCGATTTCAATCCATTGCCGATTTATGATGCTCCGACCAGTTGGGAAGATCCGGTAATTGAAGTGGCAAAGAACGGCTCGGGTGACGCTGTCGAAGTCACATCCATCGATAACTTGCCTTCCCTTTTGCCAGCGCAGGCCGCGGAGGAATTCTCGGATCAGTTCGTCACGTCGCTCTTGCGCTTTGATGACGGAATCGAATGGAAAAATGCAAAGGCCAAATTCGAGGAAATCCGCTCAAAAGCCGATCTCTGA